The region CCGGATGATCTCGCGGACCTTCAGAACTTCTATGCCGAATTCTTCGTCACCCAGGTTAAAGCTGACGAGTTGGTTGAGCTCTCCCTTGGACTCATCACTCTTGACCACCAGTTCGTTGGACATCATCCCATCCTTTCTGTGTTTCAGATCGTTGTCGCACTGCCCATTCTATACCAGTTTGCCAAGGCCCTGTCAAAGCCTGAACGGCCCGGCCGCAGCAGCGGGCGGAATGCACGCGCCTGCATCAATGCCCGCGATTTCGCGTGCGCTTCTTGCCCTTAACGTTCTCATGGCGCTTATGCGTCTTTTTCACCTTTTGCACACTATGCTTCCTGGCTTTGGCGGACGGGGCGTCGTATTTGATGCTGCTCAGCAACAGCTGGGGCTCCGCAAAGCCCGGATCGGCCTTTTTTGCCGCCTCCAGCATCTCCCTGGCCTCGGAGATGCGCCCGCTTTTCAGGTAGGCCCGGCCGAGGGCAAAGAGCGCCCTGGCATTGTCAGGCTTCAACTCGAGTGACTTCCGGTACTCGCTGAAGGCCAGCTCATAATCCTTTTTGAACTCATAGACGATCCCCAGGCGGTAGTGGCGTTGCGGGTCGTCCGGCGACCTTTCCAGCCAATCCTTGACAAGCCCGGTCAGGTCATCGAAGCGCTTCTGCCTGACATAGAGCGTGATCAGGCCATTGCGGGCTTCCTCGTCCTCAGCGTTCAGCCGGATGACTTCCCGGTAATGATACTCCGCCTTTTCGGGAGACGAACGGCGCATGAGTATCCGCGCCAGTTCCCGATGACCCTCGATACTGGTCGGATCGAGGCGCAGGGCCTCTTCGTACTCCAGGACCGCGTTTTTCAGATCCTTGCCACGAACGTACACCCGCCCCAGGTTCAGGTGATACAGCGGGTTGTCGGCTCTCGTGCGGATCAGCTCGCGGTACTGCTCCGCCGCCTCGGCAAAACTGCCGCGCCAGGTGAATATCTCGGCCAGTCTGCGCCGGGCGTTGACGTTGGAGGGGTCGGACTGGAGCGCCCCACGGTAAAACGACAGCGCTTCATCGAGCTGCCCCTTGCGCTCGTTGAGCAGGCCAAGCCGGTACAGCGTTGCGCCGTCCTTTGCCCCTCCCTTGACCAGCGCCGTGAACGTCGCCGCGGCGTCATCGTCATGGCCGGCCGCCATTTGGGCGTCCCCCAGTTTCTGCTGTACGCCGGTCCAGTCGGAGCGTCCCTTGAGAGCCGTCTGGTAGGCGGTAATGGCCTTGCCGTATTCGCGTTCCGCCATGAACTCATCGCCCTTGCGGGCGAAGTCTTCCGGGTCGATGGTGACATCGATCCCGGCCAGCAGATACTCCTTACGGGCCGCCTCCCGGTCGCCCTTTTCCATCAGCACATCCGCCAAGAGCTTGTGCCCCTTCGGGTCAGAGGCATTGGCCGCAAGGTAGGTCCGAAGCTGACCGGCCGCCTGGTCGAGCTTGCCGGCCCTGCGGTAGACTCCGGCCAGCCCGAGACGGGCGGCCGCATCGCCGGGCTTCAGTACCAGCAGCCGGTCATACGCGCTTGCCGCCTTGTCGTACTGTTTGAGGTCTTCATAGGCCCTGGCAAGGCCGGCATGAATAGCGGCGTCATCGGGGAAGGCCCGGCGTGCCGAGCTGTAATGGAACAGCGCCAGGGCCGGCAATGCCCCCTCCCCCATGATCGTGCCCAGGGCTCGATGATAGCGGGGATCGGGCTTGCCCATAAGCCCTCTGGTCAGTTCGACCGACGCCTCCCTGTCCCGCCCCTGCTGGAGGAGCAGCAGGCCAAGGTTGCCATGGGCTTCGGCAACGGTGGCGTCTTTGGCCACCACCTCGCGGTAGAGCGCCATTGCGCTGTCCAGCTTACCGGACCGTTCGGCCCTGAGCGCCTTGACGAAACGCCCGGCAGCACCATCCGGGCATACTTTGAGAATGCCCTCTTCCTGTTTCAACCGTTGCGGGGCAGCGCTGACGGCGGTGAGCGTGTCGAGGGACCTGCGCGCTTCCGTGCAGGGGTCGGACTTGGACAGCCCCCAGGTAAAACCGCAACAGAAAACGACCGCGATTACGAGAACAAAAAAACGAATAAAGGTCATGCCTTGCATCATGGTTACCCGATCCTTCCTCCACCCCGGAGGACCTTGCAGCGATCCCCCGGGGTGAGAACAGCTTACGGCGTCATCACGACAAGTTCGTCGCGGCGATTCTTTTTCCAGGCCGCCTCGTCATGCCCCTGGTCGGCCGGACGCTCTTTGCCATAGCTTAGACGGCAAGCCGCCCGTCGGAACCCCCACCAGTGCCATCAGATACTCCCTGGCAGGACGAGACTGCCAGGGGGCACACGTGCAGCAGTCGCCGACGGTATGGCCACGGTTGCAGGAACATGGCGGGATTCAAACGAACGAAGGGGAACGGGGAGGAGCGCGCGGCGTTAAAAGCCGTAACAGCAGCAGGAGGGAAACGAACGGCACCGTGAGGGGACTGGCCGGCGGCTGGCTTGCGGGAGGAGCGGCTTGCGGAATCGACCACCCCAGGGCAACGGGTTCATTGCACTGTTTTGCCGGCGCCTGCTGGAGCGGTTTTCCCGTGGGAGGTTCCAGAACGGCGCGCGGTGATGGCTTCGGCTTGTGCGGACGTGACAGGTTTGGGACCTTCATCCCGAGGAACAACAGGAATAAAGGCAGGGCAAAGCAAACCAGGTGCCTGGTCAGGTGGTGCCGCATGGCGTGGTACATGACGACAGTAATATCAGATTGTTGCAGCAAAGTGCAACCGAATTGGTCGGCACGCCGTGGGGCGTTCGCCCCTCTTCCCCGCTACTCCTTGCTCCGGGGCAGATCCTTCGCCTCATTCTCATGCTTGGCACCCCGGTCCCCGAGGTCGCAGGAATTGGACATTCAGGTGGGCACGCCGAGGCGCGGCAGGATAAACTTCTGGAGCACAATCCACACTGCCAGGAATACGATCAGCACTATCAGGTCTTTCACTCCGTCACCTCGCTTTTCAGACTCAGGCCGGGCAGGTTGTGTGGGGATCGTATCCTCACCCCCTGCCCAATAATTCAATTTATACTATATAACAAAAAACATATCAAGAATAATTCACAAACGGAAACAGGGCCGGCCGACGCCGGGGCAGTGCCTTTGGGCCCACAGGCACCGTGATGGTTGTGACAGTACGCGGGATGGGGTATAGTGTGTTCGTGGCTTTGCTGCCCGAGCGTCTGTTTCCCGGAGGTACGCCCCTTGCTCATATCCCTGTTTTTGACCGTACTCTTGCTGACCGGTGAACTTCAGCACCCTTGTATGTCCGCGGCGGAAACAGCCACGATGATCGCCCAACCGGCCCGGGGCGACGAGAAGGGAGCCGAGAAGGAGAAAAAGGAGCCGCTCCCGGCTGCGGAAACACCGGTCGTTACCCGCCACACCATCCGCCTGAAGGGCAAGGAACTGGCCTATACGGCGACCGCAGGCAAACTGCCGGTGCTCAACGATGCCGGCGAAACCGAGGCCCGGATCTTTTTTGTCGCCTACACCGTTCCCACCCCCTCGCCCAGCGTCAAACGGCCGCTCCTGTTCATCTTCAACGGCGGTCCCGGCTCATCGTCGGTCTGGCTGCACCTCGGGGCTGCCGGCCCCCGCATCGTGCGCATGCTGCCCGATGGCAGGATGCCCGCTCCCCCCTTTCGCCTGGATGACAACGGCACAACCTGGCTGGAATGGGCTGATCTGGTGTTCATCGACCCGGTCGGCACCGGCTACAGCCGGGCGGCCAAGGCGGATCTGACGAAAAAATTCACCACGGTCCAGGGGGATGTGGACTCGTTGGGCCAGTTCATCAGGCTCTATCTGGGACGCTACGAACGCTGGGGCGGACCGTTGTTCCTGGCGGGGGAGAGCTATGGGGCCTTCCGCTCCGCCGGGCTGTCCGAATACCTGCTTGAGCACGGCATCGCGCTCAACGGCATCGTGCTCGTCTCCTCGGTCATGAACATGCAAACCCTCAGCTTCGATCAGGGCAATGACCTCCCCTACCCCCTGTTCCTCCCCAGCTATACGGCAACGGCGTGGTATCATGGCAAGCTGGCGCCCCCACTCCAGGCCGACCTGGACACGACGCTGGCCCAGGCCGAGTCATGGGCGGCAACGGAGTATACGGCGGCCCTGGTCCAGGGGGATGGCCTGCCCGCCGAAAAACGCCGCGAGATCGTCGGCAAACTGGCCGAATTTACCGGACTGGATGCGGCCTTCATCGCCAACCGCAACCTGCGTATCGACAACAGAAGCTTCGTCAGGGAACTCCTCCGCGACCGGCAGCAGATGGTCGGCTATCTGGACAGCCGTTTCGCGGCACAGGACCTGGAACCGTCGAGCCATCGCGGCTTCGACCCCACCGTCGCCGTCATCCGCCCCCCCTACACCGATGCGTTCAACCGCTATATCCGCGCGGAACTGGGGTACCAGTCCGATCTGGAATACTTTACCCTGGGCGGCGGCATCGGCCACTGGGACTGGGAGGCGAAGAACAGCTACGCCGACACCAGCGACAACCTGCGCAACAGTTTTGCCAAAAACCCCTCCATGAAGCTCTTCGTGGCTATGGGGCTCTTCGATCTGGCAACTCCCCACTTTTCCAGCGCGTACACCCTCAACCACTTAGGCTTGACGCCGGCGCTCCGGAAAAACATTTCAACCCGCCGGTACCGTGCCGGCCATATGATGTACCTGGACAGCGTCTCCCGGGAGCAGTTGAATCGCGACGTCAAGGAGTTCGTCCAGAGGACGCTGGCTGAAAACGAATGAGGTAGACGCCCCGGACACAAGGACCGCCTCCCGAATGTATCTTTTCCCTATACAGGTACTTTCCGCCCCCGACTTCAAAAAAAATCAAACAATCTCAGCGTGCTGGGCCCGCGGCCCCGGCATCCCGCATCGTCACGGCTGTATGGGATTGGTATACAGACCCCCATGGAGCAGGTACTCCGAGCGGTTACCCGCCCTCGCCGCCAAAAACAATATCCAATAATATAACCATGTTACAACCGCATAAAAAACTTTTTACGTTATGGCATGGCCGATGCAATTTAAAAGGTCAAGGAAGCGGACACCCGAAGAAAGAAAGGAGAGAGCCATGAGAACCTTATCAGCAACGCTAATGTCCCTGATGATCACTGCCGCAAGAGCGATGGCAGCGGGAGGGGGAAGTGAAGGCGAAGGTATGGGTTTGCTGGCCACATTCTTCATCGCGTTCGGGATACTGATCGTCCTGTTCCAGTTCATCCCGGGTGTCATGCTGTTCGTCGGGATGGTGAAAGGGATTTTTTCAGCCAGCGATGAAAAATCGCACGGAACCATGGGCACAAAATAGTCCGCAAACGGTTGGCGCGAGAGGGAAACGGCCGGTCTTCGGACGGAGTCAAGACAGGGAGGATGCCATGAAAACCACACTATTGAAAAACGCTCTGCTTTTGAGCATAGGTTCCGTTTCCAACGCGTTCGCCGCGAGCGGCGCACGGGAAGACAACAGTGGGCTGTTCGTATGGATATTCCTGGGATTCTGCGCCCTGATCGTCATTGCCCAGCTCATGCCGGTCGTGCTGCTGCTGTTCGGCTTCGCCAAGGGGCTCAGCAAGGACAAGGCCGCCGAACCGCAGACGGTGAAGAGCAAATAAGCGAACGCGAACCGGGGCGGGAACGCCTGCCCCGGCTCAGGGGTTGACGGCCACGGCAAGCAGAACCGGGTAGACGCGCTCCCCCTTGCGCACGGTGGTGGCACTGCGGACAGCGATGGAGACGAAGCCGGCCCGGGCGAGCAAGCCCTCCAGTTCTTCCCGGCTGAAACCGTGGTGGAAGACGCCGGTCTGATCCTCGTGGAAGCTGCCGTCCTCGGTTTCCAGATCAGCCAGGGCGACCCAGCCGCCGGGGCGCAACAGTCCCCGCAGCGACGTCAGGAGTGGGACGATCTCCGGGATGTGGTGCAGGGTCATGGCGCTGGTGACGAGATGAAAAGGGCCTGCGGGCAACTCCCCCTGTTCCAGGTTGCAGCGAAGCGCACGCGTATTCGTAATGCCTGCTGCGGCGCATTTGGCGGTCAGGCGGTCCACCATCCCCTGGGAGCTGTCCATGCCGACCATGCTGTGCAGGGCCGGCGCCAGGTCGAGGGTCAGCAGTCCGGTGCCGCAGCCGTAGTCCATCCCGTCCCAGTCGGCCGAAAGCGGGACCGCATTCTTTATTGCCGTCCCGATGTCCGCAGCCAGCTTTACCCGACGCGGCTCCTCATCCCAGGTTGCTGCGGCACTATCGAAATTCTTCCGTTCCATGATATTCCTCCCCAATGGCCTGTTACGGCGTGTTCCACGGCGCACGCCCGGCGCTTCGCGTGTCCCGTGGAACACGTCCCGCCACAACGGCTTCCCGACGATCATACCTCAAGGGTATACCCGACCTGCGCAACCTGGAATTCCCGCGGCACCTCCCGCGACAGGCGCGCCGCGGCGGCAAACCCGGTGCAATGGCCGGCCGCGATCTTCCTGATCCCCCACTCCTTGACCGCCTGAACGGTTTTTTCCGCCTGCTCCCGGCCGCAAAACGCCAGATGGGTCCCGCCGATCAGGGCATACACATCGCGCCGGCCGGTCGTGGAGGCGATATGTTCCAGGGTATTGATCACTCCGGCATGGCAGCACCCCAGCACGACCACCAGCCCCCTGCCGGTCTCCAGCACCAGCGACTGGTCGTCAATCGTGACGTCCAACTCCTGTCCGGTGCAGTCACGGTACAGCCCCTGGTCACCGGTTTCGAACGCCGTGACGCGGGGGATCTCGCCCGTAAGGTGAACGCCGGGGGCCAGTTCGCGGAATGCCGTCGAAAGATCGAAGGCCGCCCCGGCCCGTTCCAGCTGCTCCCGCCCCTGGGGCAGGCCGATGGGCAGGCACTCTCCCGTATCCTTGACCCGGTAACGGGGGGTGAAGATCGCCGTGTGCCCGTACACCCGGCGGGGTCCGCACTCCTGCAGGTAGGGGAGCAGCCCGCCGGCATGGTCGAAATGGCCATGGGAAAGGGCCACTTTGCCCACGGCAGAAAGATTCTTGTTCATCCGGCGGGCGTTGTGCAGCAGGGTAAGCCCCTGGCCGGTATCGAACAGGATGGCCTCCCCGCCGGACGGTTCGATCAGGGCGGCAAAGCCGTGCTCTCCCAGAGTGCCGGAGATGGGGCCGACCGAATTTTCACACAGGACGGTAATACGAAAGTTCATATGCCACCTTCTTCTCCATCTTGACCCCGGATGCCGTCACACCTCACCAAAATATATCAATATACATATAGTAAAGACCATGTCAACCACGGCAACAAAAACGCCCGGCAGCATCAGGCTGCCGGGCGGCAAAAACGGGGATTACAAGGGCACTCATGAAGATGTGCCGTTAGCGTCCGACCTCGGCGATGGCCTCTTTTATGGCGTTTCTGGTAATCTCGCGGCTGCCGATCAGGAGTTTCCGCTTTTTGGTTCTGGGATTGTCGATCACCACCGTGGGGGTAGCCTTGACGCCGAAACCGCGGAAGATGGATTCGAAGAGCTTGACGCCGTTCATGATCTCGACGAAGTTGTGGGGCCGCAGCGTGATGCCCAGGGGAGCCACCGCCGCCTGGACCTGCTCCGGGGTCGGGCTCTTGGTGCTGCGGGAGAGTTCGTCCAATACATGGCGCAGGCGCATGTATTTGTCCTTGTTGTACACGATGAATTGCAGGTTGAAGGGGGTGTAGTTGGAGGTGTCCGGGTGGATCGGCATATCGACGAACGCCACGCGGGCCGCTGCGGCAATCTCCGGGAAGGCCTTCTCAATTTCTGGCTCCACCTTGCGGCAGACGGGGCAAAACCAATCGCTGACAACGTACACCGTAGTATCGCTCTGGCGCTTGCCGAAGTAGATGTCGGGCCCTGCCGCCTCCGCCTCCTTCTGCACACCGGCCACGGCAGCGCCGAGGCCGATCAGGAGTGCGAGGATCATCACTGCAATATGGGTACATCTCGTTTTCATGCTTCCTCCCAATGCCGTATGCGTAACCAGCAATTCGTAGATCAGGGCGAGCCCCGCCGTGGCGACCATGGCCGCAATGCCGAGACAGACCGGACACCAGGCGCCGATAACGTACTTTTGGATCCAGATCAGCCGCAGTTCGGCCCCGGCGGCCCCAGCGACGCCATAGAGCAGCAGGGTGCCGGCAAGGGGAACGCGCCTGCGCAGGGCCGCCCCCAGGATCAACACGCCGAAGAAGAGGCAGCCGAACCAGCCGAAGTCCATGCCGAAGATGGTATATTTGGCCGTTTCACTGCACAGGGCCGTGCAGATCTTGAGGCCGGAAAGGATGGAGAGGGTCAGGCCGGCCAGAAGCGCCAGCCAGAGCACTACGCCGGCGACCGCCGTACCTGCGCGGGAAGATGATGGCATCGAGCTGCTCATTGTTTGTTGTGGAATCCGTAACACGTCGATAGTTCGTCGGTTATTCCCAGGGGGCATCCCCCTGGCCGCGATCAATGCCCACAATATAGCACGGCGGACGTAAAATGCGAGTGCAATCTTTCATTAACCTGACGGCAACGGGGCACTTACCCCGCTTGACCCGGCGGCCCATCATATCTATAGTAACGGCTGATGCATTCCATCTGGATAGACGATACCACCCCGAGGCGAGCGAGATGACATCCCCCCTGCGCCACAAACCGTTCCTTCTTTTTCTGCTGGCGCGCGCCGCTGCCACCATCGCGTACCAGATGACCGGCGTCGCCGTGGGGTGGCAGATCTATTCCCTGACCCATCGCGCCTTCGACCTCGGCCTGGTCGGACTCGTGCAGTTCATCCCCTCGGCGGCGCTGGTGCTGCTGGTGGGACACGTTGCCGACCGCTACGACCGCCGCCGGATCGTCGCTCTCGCGCAGTTCGTCGAGGCGGCGGCGCTGTTCGGCCTCTGTTTGGGAAGCCACGCCCAGTGGGCCGGCAAAGAGGCCATACTCGCGTTCATCTTCCTGATCGGCATCGCCCGCGCCTTTGAATTCACCACCCTCCAAACCCTGGTCCCCACCCTGGTGGCCCAGGAGACCCTCCCCCGGGCAATGGCGCTCAACGCTTCGGTCAGGCAGGCGGCCGTCATCCTCGGCCCGATGATGGGCGGCTTCCTCTATATTGCCGGCCCTGCGGTGGTTTACGCCGTCAGCGGCGCGCTCTTTCTCCTGTCGGCCGCCGCCATTGCGGCAATTAGGATCGAACGGCCGCTGTCGCAGCAGCGTGAACCGGTTTCCCTCCACTTCGTCTTTGCGGGAGTTTCTTATATCCGCAGCCGTCGGGTGGTGCTGGGTGCCATATCCCTCGACCTCTTCGCGGTGCTGCTCGGCGGCGCCACCGCCCTGCTGCCGATCTATGCCCGCGACATCCTCTCCGCCGGCCCCTGGGGGCTCGGCTTCCTGCGTTCCGCGCCGGCGGTCGGCGCCTTTGCCGCATCCGTCTACCTGGCGCGCCAGCCGTTGCAGCGCAAGGTAGGAAAGGTCATGTTTGCCGCAGTAACCTGGTTCGGCATTGCCACCATCGTCTTCGCCCTCTCCACGTCCATCGCCCTGTCGTTCGTGGCCCTGGTGGTGCTCGGCTGGTCCGACATGTTGAGCGTGGTCATCCGTTCGACCCTGGTGCAGTTGGAGACCCCCGACGAAATGCGCGGACGGGTCAGCGCCGTCAACGCCATTTTCATCGGCACCTCCAACGAACTGGGAGAATTCGAATCGGGACTGACCGCCGCCTGGTTCGGGACCGTGCCCGCCGCACTGATCGGCGGTATCGGCACCTTGCTGGTGGTCCTGCTCTGGCGGCGTTTCTTCCCCGAACTGGCGCAGCGCGAGCGGCTCCAGGCGGATTGAGGCTTTCTTCCGGTACGCCGCTGTGGTATTACTGACGGGATGATTTTTGTACGGGGAGCAGGGATAACAGTGATCATGCCAGACCGACAACACCATGGGTACGGCATCCGTGCCGGCCTCGGGCGCATCCTGCAGGCCGGCCTCGCCCTTGTCGTCCTGTGTCTCGCGGCCCTGCCCGCCTCGGGCGCCACCGACGACCAGAGCCGGAATCCGGGCGACAAGGTCATCATCGTCGGCGGCAACCGCGCCTACCCCCCCTACGAGTTCCTGGACAAGGACGGCCAGCCGGCCGGCTACAACGTGGACCTCACCCGGGCCATCGCCAAGGTCATGGGGATGAAGGTGGAATTCCGTTTCGGCGCCTGGTCCGAGATGCGCACCGCCCTCATGAACGGCGAGATCGACGTCCTCCAGGGGATCTCGTTTTCGGAAGAGCGCCTGGGTTCCATCACCTTCTCCCCCCCGCACACCATCGTCCACCACGCCATCTTTGCCCGCAAGGACACGAGGCCGGTCAACTCCATCGAGGAGTTGCGCGGCAAGGAGATCATCGTATTCCGCGACGGGATCATGCACGATTCCCTGAGGAACCTCGGTTTCAGCGGCAATCTGCACTTCGCCGAAACCCCGGCCGACGCCCTGCGCCTGCTCGCCTCGGGAGCCCACGACTACGCGGTCGTCGCCATCCTGCCCGGCATGTACCTCATCCGGGAACTCCACCTGACGAATGTCGTCCCGGTGGCGACGAGCATTGCCGCCCAGAAATACTGCTATGGCGTCAGAAAGGGGAACGACGAGCTGATGACCCGCATCAGCGAAGGGCTCGCCATCCTCCACAAAACCGGCCAGTATCAGGCGATCTACGACAAATGGCTCGGCACCCTGGAGCCGCCGCCGGTTTCCTGGGAGCGGGCCGTACGCTATGGCGCCCTGGTCCTGATCCTGCTCCTGCTCATCCTGGCCGCCACGGTGGTCTGGTCCCGGACCCTCCAGAAGCGCGTGGCGCTGCGGACCCAGGAACTGGCCCGCGAGTCGGCGGAGCGTAAACGGGCCCTGGAGGAACTCCGCCGCCACCAGGACAAACTCATTCAGGCCGACAAGATGGCCTCCCTAGGGATCCTCGTCTCCGGCGTGGCCCACGAGATCAACAACCCCAACGGCCTGATCCTGCTCAACATGCCGATCCTCAAAGAGGTCTACCAGGACTCGGTGGAGGTGCTGGAGGCCCGTTACCGGGAATCCGGAGACTTCCCCCTCGGCGGGCTCCCCTATTCGCGCATGCGCAACGAGGTCCCGCACATGCTGGACGAGATGCTGGAAGGCTCCAAACGCATCAAGCGCATCGTGGAGGAACTCAAGGATTTCGCCCGCCAAGACGACAACTCCGGCAGCGACCTCTTCGATCTGAACCAGGTGGCCCAGGCGGCCGTGCGTTTGGTGGACAGCTCGCTGCGCAAGGCGACGGTCAATTTTTCGGCGGAATACGCCGCCGACATCCCCCAGGTACGGGGCAACGCCCAGCGCATCGAGCAGGTGGTCGTGAACCTCCTGCTCAACGCCTGCCAGGCGCTGCCCAACACGGAGTGCAGGATCGCCCTGGCCACCTTCCGCGTCAGCAACGCCAGGATCGTGGCCCTGACCATAACGGACGAGGGGGTCGGCATCGCCGCCGAGCATATCCCCCGCCTTACCGATCCGTTCTTTACCACCAAGCGGGAGACGGGGGGGACCGGGCTCGGCCTCTCGGTGTCGGCGGGAATCGTCAACGAGCACGGCGGGACGCTCAAATTCAACTCGACCCCCGGCGCGGGCACGACCGTCATCCTGACCCTCCCGGCCGCCGAGGAGACGCCATGAGCCAGAACCTCTACCCCCCCTTTTGCATACTCCTGGTGGATGACGAGCCGGCCTGGCTCCGCTCCCTCTCCCTCACCCTGGAGCGGTCCGCCGGCATCACCAACATCCTCACCTGCCAGGACAGCCGGGAGGTGAAGGAGATCCTCGCCGCCCGCAATGTGGGCCTGATCCTCCTCGACCTCACCATGCCCCATGTCTCGGGAGAAGACCTCCTGACCATGATCGCGGAACAGCATCCGAAGACCACCACCATCGTGATCAGCGGCATGAACCAGCTGGAAACCGCCGTACGCTGCATGCGGCTCGGGGCCTTCGATTATTTCGTCAAAACCGTGGAGGAAGACCGGCTGGTGGGGGGGGTGCTGCGCGCCATCCGGATGCTGGAACTCCAGCGCGAGAACCACGAGATGTCCAGCCGCGTCCTTACCGGGGCGCTGCGGCATCCCGAGGCCTTTACCGCCATCATCACGGCCAACCAGGCCATGCACGCCATTTTTTCCTACGTGGAGGCGGTTGCGGTCAGTCCCCAGCCGCTCCTCATCACCGGGGAAAGCGGGGTCGGCAAGGAGCTCCTGGCCCGCGCCACCCACCTTTTGAGCGGCTGCGCGGGACCGCTTGTGGCGGTGAACGTGGCCGGCCTGGACGACACGGTGTTTGCCGACACCCTGTTCGGCCATACCAAAGGGGCCTTCACCGGCGCCGACCAGCCGCGCCGGGGGATGATCGAGGAGGCCGCCGACGGCACCCTGTTCCTGGACGAAATCGGCGATCTCAGCATCCCCTCCCAGGTCAAGCTCCTGAGACTCCTCCAGGAGGGGGAATACTTCCCCCTGGGGAGCGACCGCCCAAAACGCCTCAAGGCGCGGATCATCGTGGCCACCCACCACAACCTCGTCCAGAAGGAGGCGGACGGGAGATTCCGCCGCGACCTCTTCTACCGCCTGCGGACCCACCACGTCCAGGTCCCGCCGCTCAGGGAGCGCAAGGAAGACATCCCGCTTTTGCTCGACTATTTCCTCGGCAAGGTCGCCCACGCCCTGGGAAAGAAGAAGCCGACCCCTCCCCGGGAACTGGCCCAGCTCCTTGCCACCTATTCCTTTCCCGGCAACGTGCGCGAGCTGAAGGCCA is a window of Geobacter sp. FeAm09 DNA encoding:
- a CDS encoding MFS transporter — its product is MTSPLRHKPFLLFLLARAAATIAYQMTGVAVGWQIYSLTHRAFDLGLVGLVQFIPSAALVLLVGHVADRYDRRRIVALAQFVEAAALFGLCLGSHAQWAGKEAILAFIFLIGIARAFEFTTLQTLVPTLVAQETLPRAMALNASVRQAAVILGPMMGGFLYIAGPAVVYAVSGALFLLSAAAIAAIRIERPLSQQREPVSLHFVFAGVSYIRSRRVVLGAISLDLFAVLLGGATALLPIYARDILSAGPWGLGFLRSAPAVGAFAASVYLARQPLQRKVGKVMFAAVTWFGIATIVFALSTSIALSFVALVVLGWSDMLSVVIRSTLVQLETPDEMRGRVSAVNAIFIGTSNELGEFESGLTAAWFGTVPAALIGGIGTLLVVLLWRRFFPELAQRERLQAD
- a CDS encoding peptidase S10, with translation MIAQPARGDEKGAEKEKKEPLPAAETPVVTRHTIRLKGKELAYTATAGKLPVLNDAGETEARIFFVAYTVPTPSPSVKRPLLFIFNGGPGSSSVWLHLGAAGPRIVRMLPDGRMPAPPFRLDDNGTTWLEWADLVFIDPVGTGYSRAAKADLTKKFTTVQGDVDSLGQFIRLYLGRYERWGGPLFLAGESYGAFRSAGLSEYLLEHGIALNGIVLVSSVMNMQTLSFDQGNDLPYPLFLPSYTATAWYHGKLAPPLQADLDTTLAQAESWAATEYTAALVQGDGLPAEKRREIVGKLAEFTGLDAAFIANRNLRIDNRSFVRELLRDRQQMVGYLDSRFAAQDLEPSSHRGFDPTVAVIRPPYTDAFNRYIRAELGYQSDLEYFTLGGGIGHWDWEAKNSYADTSDNLRNSFAKNPSMKLFVAMGLFDLATPHFSSAYTLNHLGLTPALRKNISTRRYRAGHMMYLDSVSREQLNRDVKEFVQRTLAENE
- a CDS encoding tetratricopeptide repeat protein, with the translated sequence MMQGMTFIRFFVLVIAVVFCCGFTWGLSKSDPCTEARRSLDTLTAVSAAPQRLKQEEGILKVCPDGAAGRFVKALRAERSGKLDSAMALYREVVAKDATVAEAHGNLGLLLLQQGRDREASVELTRGLMGKPDPRYHRALGTIMGEGALPALALFHYSSARRAFPDDAAIHAGLARAYEDLKQYDKAASAYDRLLVLKPGDAAARLGLAGVYRRAGKLDQAAGQLRTYLAANASDPKGHKLLADVLMEKGDREAARKEYLLAGIDVTIDPEDFARKGDEFMAEREYGKAITAYQTALKGRSDWTGVQQKLGDAQMAAGHDDDAAATFTALVKGGAKDGATLYRLGLLNERKGQLDEALSFYRGALQSDPSNVNARRRLAEIFTWRGSFAEAAEQYRELIRTRADNPLYHLNLGRVYVRGKDLKNAVLEYEEALRLDPTSIEGHRELARILMRRSSPEKAEYHYREVIRLNAEDEEARNGLITLYVRQKRFDDLTGLVKDWLERSPDDPQRHYRLGIVYEFKKDYELAFSEYRKSLELKPDNARALFALGRAYLKSGRISEAREMLEAAKKADPGFAEPQLLLSSIKYDAPSAKARKHSVQKVKKTHKRHENVKGKKRTRNRGH
- a CDS encoding MBL fold metallo-hydrolase, which codes for MNFRITVLCENSVGPISGTLGEHGFAALIEPSGGEAILFDTGQGLTLLHNARRMNKNLSAVGKVALSHGHFDHAGGLLPYLQECGPRRVYGHTAIFTPRYRVKDTGECLPIGLPQGREQLERAGAAFDLSTAFRELAPGVHLTGEIPRVTAFETGDQGLYRDCTGQELDVTIDDQSLVLETGRGLVVVLGCCHAGVINTLEHIASTTGRRDVYALIGGTHLAFCGREQAEKTVQAVKEWGIRKIAAGHCTGFAAAARLSREVPREFQVAQVGYTLEV
- a CDS encoding thioredoxin domain-containing protein, with the translated sequence MPSSSRAGTAVAGVVLWLALLAGLTLSILSGLKICTALCSETAKYTIFGMDFGWFGCLFFGVLILGAALRRRVPLAGTLLLYGVAGAAGAELRLIWIQKYVIGAWCPVCLGIAAMVATAGLALIYELLVTHTALGGSMKTRCTHIAVMILALLIGLGAAVAGVQKEAEAAGPDIYFGKRQSDTTVYVVSDWFCPVCRKVEPEIEKAFPEIAAAARVAFVDMPIHPDTSNYTPFNLQFIVYNKDKYMRLRHVLDELSRSTKSPTPEQVQAAVAPLGITLRPHNFVEIMNGVKLFESIFRGFGVKATPTVVIDNPRTKKRKLLIGSREITRNAIKEAIAEVGR
- a CDS encoding class I SAM-dependent methyltransferase, giving the protein MERKNFDSAAATWDEEPRRVKLAADIGTAIKNAVPLSADWDGMDYGCGTGLLTLDLAPALHSMVGMDSSQGMVDRLTAKCAAAGITNTRALRCNLEQGELPAGPFHLVTSAMTLHHIPEIVPLLTSLRGLLRPGGWVALADLETEDGSFHEDQTGVFHHGFSREELEGLLARAGFVSIAVRSATTVRKGERVYPVLLAVAVNP